The following are encoded together in the Longimicrobium terrae genome:
- a CDS encoding DUF5677 domain-containing protein: MVQALGSSSHTLIRLSDQPGLHTRDCYSIVRSIVELGVNVCFIVAGGEELAERALRHTRQKSFRELQRESKIGGSGIGLEFSGRPDPSSIDGLVEELAEFESKSGQEKQQWVDESIDKRIQRAGDILGESVLSDLHFARFMIYRHSSEVLHGTHFGVHHCFGLTVPSEGVDPLNRMGDNHMVILMAANLTLSAVATAVDCAYGFPGVRRSSKDLWRLTREIPHFTVAEAGDPERAK; the protein is encoded by the coding sequence ATGGTCCAAGCTCTGGGGTCATCATCCCACACGTTGATCCGACTCTCGGATCAGCCAGGCCTTCATACTAGAGACTGCTATTCCATCGTTCGCTCGATTGTAGAGTTGGGTGTGAATGTGTGCTTCATCGTGGCCGGTGGAGAGGAATTAGCAGAGCGGGCCCTTCGTCACACCAGACAGAAATCATTCCGAGAGTTGCAGCGGGAGTCGAAAATAGGCGGGAGTGGAATTGGGCTGGAGTTCTCTGGCCGGCCAGATCCCTCGTCAATTGACGGCTTGGTGGAAGAGCTTGCCGAATTCGAATCAAAGAGCGGTCAAGAGAAGCAGCAGTGGGTGGACGAGAGTATCGACAAGCGTATTCAGCGTGCAGGGGATATACTGGGCGAGTCAGTTCTATCCGATCTGCACTTCGCTCGTTTCATGATTTACCGCCACTCGTCAGAGGTTCTCCACGGAACGCACTTCGGTGTACACCACTGTTTTGGACTTACGGTCCCGAGTGAGGGCGTGGATCCCTTGAACCGGATGGGCGATAATCATATGGTGATCCTCATGGCAGCAAACCTGACACTCTCTGCGGTTGCGACTGCCGTGGATTGTGCCTACGGTTTTCCTGGGGTGAGACGGAGTTCGAAGGATCTCTGGAGGCTCACTCGGGAAATTCCGCACTTCACTGTGGCCGAAGCCGGCGATCCCGAACGAGCTAAGTGA
- a CDS encoding PaeR7I family type II restriction endonuclease, with protein MSFPWTEEELRARVGAAVQSYWSARGGQAGKQKAGGIVTDAGTRSEVTGGQHLKGFTGLLCDLISSAGYQSSELRFKSGVELPGFYRPTKQWDIVVVRNGRLCAAIEMKSQVGPSFGNNFNNRTEEAVGSSTDLWLAFREGLLGVQQPWVGYFFFLEDAPASTKPVKLASSVFSPDEVFRGTSYRDRYEILCTRMVLERNYNAAALITSERDSGGAYDEPSSALGVESFCRALFGHLIGCA; from the coding sequence GTGTCTTTTCCGTGGACAGAAGAAGAACTTCGGGCACGTGTTGGGGCGGCCGTCCAAAGCTACTGGTCGGCACGCGGGGGGCAGGCCGGTAAACAGAAAGCCGGAGGCATCGTTACAGACGCAGGCACCCGTAGTGAGGTGACGGGCGGTCAGCATCTAAAAGGCTTCACTGGTCTCTTGTGCGACCTCATCTCCTCGGCAGGATACCAGAGTTCCGAACTGCGCTTCAAATCAGGGGTGGAACTGCCGGGTTTCTACCGACCCACGAAACAGTGGGACATCGTCGTCGTTCGCAACGGGCGGCTCTGTGCTGCGATCGAGATGAAGAGTCAGGTTGGGCCGAGCTTCGGAAACAATTTCAACAACCGAACCGAAGAAGCAGTCGGCAGTTCAACCGATCTTTGGTTAGCTTTTCGGGAAGGTCTCCTGGGTGTTCAGCAGCCTTGGGTGGGGTACTTCTTCTTCCTTGAAGATGCACCTGCTTCAACGAAGCCCGTGAAACTCGCCTCATCGGTATTCTCCCCCGACGAGGTCTTCCGAGGCACGTCATACCGCGACAGGTACGAAATCCTTTGTACCCGGATGGTCCTCGAACGGAACTACAATGCCGCCGCGCTGATTACTTCGGAACGGGACTCCGGTGGAGCCTACGACGAACCGTCTTCGGCTTTAGGGGTCGAGAGTTTCTGTCGTGCCCTATTCGGCCATCTGATTGGGTGTGCCTGA
- a CDS encoding Eco57I restriction-modification methylase domain-containing protein, translating into MVESIPSVWSDTVQQSAEAVAVLGAVFTKPSVVNVILDLAGYRSNSTRLATKRVLEPSCGDGAFLSEVLRRLIESEAQYCPGGAWDSPELMDSIRAVDLDLASLASARRMMQQQLLDAGCPVKRAKVLVENWTEHRDFLIGDWDTRFDFVLGNPPYVRIEDVPRPLLERYRAEFSTLSHRADLYVAFLERGLDLISKQGVLAFICANRFAKNQYGAAIRSLIAERYHVRYYLNLEHTQPFQSDVSAYPAILVVDRERGLSTQAARLANVEEGTLDAIRTELLARTSEGTLTSRFTNWYPDGGPWVTTSLKRHGEWQDISAKHTPLLESAPGTRLGIGVATGADRVFILPQFADAIEASRQVPLAMAADVRNSGVEWSGKILLNPFVGDETADLVDLSEFQGLARYLAEHAMQLKNRHVARARPHVWYRTIDKITVALRTREKLLIPDIQRGGTVGYDPGRLYPHHNLYWVTSETWNLRALQALLRSRLVREQVAGYSVQMMKGALRYQAQTLRKVRIPALATIPDPVFERLSLLGGAADQDEIDDAAVEAFSRSG; encoded by the coding sequence ATGGTCGAGTCGATTCCGTCGGTGTGGTCGGATACGGTGCAGCAATCCGCCGAAGCTGTTGCAGTGCTTGGAGCCGTGTTCACGAAGCCGAGCGTGGTGAACGTCATCCTCGACCTTGCAGGATACAGGAGCAACTCCACGCGCTTAGCAACCAAGCGAGTGTTAGAGCCAAGCTGCGGGGATGGCGCTTTTCTGAGCGAGGTTTTGCGAAGACTCATAGAGTCAGAGGCTCAGTACTGCCCAGGTGGAGCTTGGGATTCGCCGGAATTGATGGATTCGATCCGCGCTGTTGACCTCGACCTTGCCTCGCTCGCTTCGGCACGCCGAATGATGCAGCAGCAGCTCTTGGACGCTGGCTGTCCGGTCAAACGTGCCAAAGTGTTGGTTGAGAATTGGACTGAACACCGAGACTTCCTCATCGGAGATTGGGACACTCGCTTCGACTTCGTGTTGGGGAATCCCCCGTATGTGCGGATAGAAGATGTACCGCGCCCGCTGCTGGAGAGATATCGGGCCGAGTTCTCAACTCTCTCGCATCGAGCAGACCTTTACGTCGCGTTCCTTGAACGTGGCCTGGATTTGATCTCGAAACAGGGTGTTCTAGCGTTTATTTGCGCGAATCGGTTCGCGAAAAACCAGTACGGTGCCGCAATCCGTTCGTTGATCGCTGAACGCTACCATGTCCGATACTATCTGAACTTGGAGCATACACAGCCGTTTCAGTCGGACGTCTCTGCATATCCGGCCATCCTTGTGGTGGACCGCGAGCGTGGGCTCAGTACTCAAGCAGCGCGATTGGCGAACGTTGAGGAAGGTACCTTAGATGCTATCCGCACCGAGCTGCTTGCGCGCACGTCCGAAGGTACGCTGACCTCGCGGTTCACCAATTGGTATCCTGACGGAGGCCCATGGGTGACGACGTCGCTCAAGCGCCATGGCGAGTGGCAGGATATTTCCGCCAAGCACACCCCATTGCTTGAATCAGCGCCGGGAACGCGTCTCGGTATTGGTGTAGCTACCGGGGCCGATCGAGTTTTCATCCTACCGCAATTTGCAGATGCGATCGAGGCATCGAGGCAAGTTCCTCTCGCCATGGCCGCTGACGTGCGGAACTCTGGCGTCGAGTGGTCAGGGAAGATTCTGCTCAATCCCTTCGTTGGCGACGAGACGGCGGATCTCGTTGATCTAAGCGAGTTCCAAGGATTGGCCCGTTATCTGGCAGAGCACGCAATGCAGTTGAAGAATCGCCACGTCGCGAGAGCAAGACCCCATGTCTGGTATCGGACGATCGACAAGATTACCGTGGCGTTGCGCACGAGAGAGAAGCTGCTCATTCCAGATATTCAACGTGGGGGAACCGTGGGCTATGATCCCGGGCGACTCTACCCTCACCATAATCTCTACTGGGTCACGTCTGAGACGTGGAACTTAAGAGCGCTGCAGGCACTGCTCCGGAGCCGCCTTGTTCGAGAACAAGTGGCGGGTTATTCGGTCCAGATGATGAAAGGGGCACTTCGCTACCAAGCACAGACGCTACGCAAAGTACGTATTCCCGCGCTGGCGACGATCCCTGATCCGGTTTTTGAACGGCTTTCCCTTCTCGGAGGAGCGGCCGATCAGGATGAAATAGACGATGCCGCGGTGGAAGCGTTCAGTAGGAGCGGCTGA